The following is a genomic window from Marinobacter sp. NP-4(2019).
ACCGTAGTGGAAAGGGTAAGACCGGCTTCCTTCATGACAGAACGGAAGTTGTTCTTGTCGACGGAAACGGCCTTGCGGTCCTCGATGGGGGTTTCCTCGGGCTGTCCCTTGAAGTCGCCGACCACGAACATCTTCAGCGGCAGTTCGGTTTCAGCCTGCTGATCGCCGGTGGCGGGGACATATTTGATATTGATGCGCTCTTTAGGCGCGACGGAACCGTCTTTTGAAGACATGCGCTTGCTCCCTGTGCAAATCATTTGCAGTTGTTCAATCCCTTGTGCATACCCTCCCGGTACGCAACGGCAAAAACTCTACACAGGATGATATCCATTCTCAAGCAAAAACTGGCCAACGTGTAGCAAAAATGTGCGTCCGGGCAAAGTTTTGCCAAACAGAGCCCGGATCGGCACCGCTGCCTCCCGCTGTTAACGGCGTTTCGGCGTCCAGGCCCAGATCATTTCGATCTCGATGGGCTCCTGGTTTTCGCTGTCACGAATGGTCACCGGCACGGAGGTTTCCCCTTTGTCGTCCACCCGCATCCGCTCCCGTTGCTCCGGGGTCAGGTGAGCTTCCACGGTCATGTCACCCTTGGCGCGACGGGTGTACTCCGCATGGGCGGTCTTGATCACGGGCACCTTGTCGTCCGGTACGTTCAGGCCCACCAAGAAGCCGGTGGCGGACTCCGCCAGCAGCAGGGAGGCCACGGCGTGAACACCACCAATGTGATTCTGCACCCGACGCTTATTGGCGATACTGATCACACAGCGTTCCGCGTCCAGATGCTCGATGCGGATACCGGCGGTACCGGTGAATGGCACCACTTTACCGAAAAACAGGGTCAGCGCCCGCGACCGGGCAAAGGTAGGTAATTTGTTGATCTTGCCGACAATACCGGCCAGTTTGTTGGTGGTGGCCATGGACCTTACTCCGGTTAGCTGAAATTTTGAGGCAGGACAATAACCCATTCGTCGAAGGAAAGGAACGATCAGTCAATGACGCCCGCCACCTCTGTGGCTATACTCGGCAAAACCGTACTTAGCGGATAACCCTCTCAATAACAAAGGAAAGAGACATGAGTGACCTGAAAACCCAGTTTGACGAAGCCGTTAATTACATCCAGACCGCCGAAGGCGACTTCAAGCCGTCCAACGAGATG
Proteins encoded in this region:
- a CDS encoding DUF4442 domain-containing protein, whose translation is MATTNKLAGIVGKINKLPTFARSRALTLFFGKVVPFTGTAGIRIEHLDAERCVISIANKRRVQNHIGGVHAVASLLLAESATGFLVGLNVPDDKVPVIKTAHAEYTRRAKGDMTVEAHLTPEQRERMRVDDKGETSVPVTIRDSENQEPIEIEMIWAWTPKRR